One window of the Nitrospira defluvii genome contains the following:
- a CDS encoding rhodanese-like domain-containing protein yields MHRRTIFALIAGATVLLPFSPGAFAETPPPAVMQKVHAAQQQVSTIGMEDYRKVVDSPGEALIIDVREPHEYAAGHVPGAVNIPRGVLEFKIWSHVGSSAAPQTAKRLYLQCQNGNRASLAAQSLSELGFTQTTAVLMNLDEWQKSGQPFVK; encoded by the coding sequence ATGCATCGTCGGACCATCTTCGCCCTGATCGCTGGTGCCACTGTCTTGTTGCCGTTCTCGCCTGGAGCCTTCGCGGAAACCCCTCCCCCTGCCGTCATGCAAAAGGTTCACGCCGCGCAACAGCAGGTGAGCACGATCGGGATGGAAGACTATCGGAAGGTTGTGGACAGTCCCGGCGAGGCCCTCATCATCGATGTGCGCGAACCGCACGAATATGCTGCTGGTCACGTGCCCGGCGCCGTGAACATTCCCCGAGGCGTACTCGAATTCAAGATTTGGTCACATGTCGGGTCGTCGGCCGCGCCGCAGACGGCGAAACGCCTCTACCTCCAGTGTCAAAACGGGAACCGTGCATCCCTCGCGGCCCAATCCCTTTCGGAACTTGGATTCACGCAGACGACGGCCGTGCTCATGAACCTCGACGAGTGGCAAAAATCCGGGCAGCCGTTCGTCAAGTAA
- a CDS encoding radical SAM protein, with translation MQGPAGQYPTLQVHPGRRCNLQCLHCYSDSGPAVSEQLEIELLQAAVADAASIGYRVMSVSGGEPLLYPALGQLLRAAHAAGLVTTVTTNGMLLDQRQLDVLQADCDLVAISLDGIPESHNFMRNSSRSFDEMCARLPALRASGIPFGFIFTLTFHNVHELDWVAQFAFEQGASLLQLHPLEPIGRATCRLGDSYPDGEENAAALCEAGRIRELYEGDLDVQIDLATVPAMLEHPTRVFVREATLCGAQTVADVIAPLVIETSGLVSPMQYGFPRAWAWGNIKDRSLPDLAADWITRDYAAFLTLCRLVYEQAVRKDNEPVLNWYEQVYAAASQFAPAQVREQLMHTCSSDSPAR, from the coding sequence ATGCAAGGACCGGCCGGCCAATACCCGACGTTACAGGTTCATCCGGGCAGACGCTGCAACCTGCAATGCTTGCATTGTTATTCGGATTCGGGACCGGCAGTGTCCGAGCAGTTGGAGATCGAACTGCTGCAGGCAGCCGTCGCCGACGCGGCCTCCATCGGCTATCGGGTCATGTCGGTGTCAGGCGGAGAGCCGCTGTTGTATCCGGCGTTGGGGCAGCTGCTGCGCGCAGCCCATGCCGCGGGGCTCGTGACGACCGTCACGACGAACGGCATGCTCCTCGATCAACGTCAGCTGGACGTCTTACAGGCTGATTGCGACCTTGTCGCAATCAGCCTCGACGGCATCCCGGAATCCCACAACTTCATGCGCAATTCGTCGCGCTCATTTGATGAGATGTGCGCTCGCCTCCCTGCGCTACGCGCCTCAGGCATTCCCTTCGGATTTATTTTCACACTGACGTTTCACAACGTGCACGAGCTGGACTGGGTCGCTCAATTCGCCTTCGAGCAGGGAGCCTCGTTGCTCCAACTTCATCCCCTGGAACCGATCGGCCGGGCCACGTGCAGATTGGGTGACTCCTATCCGGACGGCGAAGAAAACGCAGCAGCTCTCTGCGAAGCAGGACGCATCCGCGAACTGTACGAGGGAGACCTCGACGTGCAGATCGATCTCGCGACGGTGCCGGCCATGCTGGAACACCCGACACGCGTGTTTGTACGAGAAGCGACGTTGTGCGGAGCACAGACCGTGGCCGATGTCATCGCGCCGTTGGTTATCGAGACCAGCGGGCTCGTCTCACCCATGCAGTATGGATTTCCTCGCGCCTGGGCCTGGGGAAACATCAAGGACCGATCGTTACCGGACCTGGCCGCAGACTGGATCACGCGCGACTATGCCGCCTTCCTGACGCTTTGCCGCCTCGTCTATGAACAGGCGGTGCGCAAGGACAACGAACCGGTACTGAATTGGTACGAACAGGTCTATGCCGCAGCTTCTCAATTTGCTCCCGCACAGGTACGCGAGCAACTCATGCACACCTGCTCATCCGACAGCCCCGCTCGATAA
- a CDS encoding DUF4157 domain-containing protein, whose protein sequence is MMTRRLQAQSRPSGSSSSRSAVLSDGRQGDRSCSCGNTCQDCRARQNGKSLPHAWTGTIPPLVYDVLASPGEPLEPGFRGEMESRFGHDFGKVRVHRDGRAAASAEAVRARAYTVGHEVVLGSSAAGLKSRDNFPLLSHELAHVVQQDKAFGSSGQSGLLQRAGLEPSNGAQEVSAASGLPEPDCDTRVADLFLLGAIHCPQRPECCFAQVHDRKNRNLTGIFRADHQLEGKPDCEYGDQKRHDFWLANHWRILEITTSDMTVMNMCGREETLNVEGIDTVKGEPASAVVPGRPPSSTSLPPPHIVDHTQGMWGNTNKIHYDDQCNSIHVVPNETGKETKVYRWDSAQESFVNEQDPADTKTPGQMERFAGIVLKEYVGGEWQGRHCGDLPRWAL, encoded by the coding sequence ATGATGACACGAAGGCTGCAGGCCCAATCACGTCCTTCCGGGAGTTCCTCCAGCAGAAGTGCGGTATTGTCGGACGGGCGGCAGGGTGACCGGTCCTGCTCCTGCGGCAACACCTGTCAGGATTGTCGTGCCCGACAGAACGGGAAGTCACTGCCCCATGCCTGGACCGGCACGATTCCACCCCTGGTCTATGACGTGCTCGCTTCGCCGGGAGAGCCGTTGGAACCAGGATTCCGTGGGGAGATGGAATCGCGGTTTGGACATGACTTTGGGAAGGTGCGCGTGCATCGTGATGGGCGGGCGGCTGCGTCGGCTGAAGCGGTTCGAGCCAGGGCCTACACGGTCGGCCATGAGGTCGTGCTGGGATCTTCCGCGGCCGGTCTCAAGAGTAGGGACAACTTTCCGCTGCTGAGTCATGAATTGGCTCATGTGGTGCAACAGGACAAGGCCTTCGGGAGTTCGGGGCAGTCGGGCCTGTTGCAACGTGCCGGGCTGGAGCCGTCGAACGGCGCACAAGAAGTATCAGCGGCCTCAGGATTACCAGAACCGGATTGCGACACCCGCGTGGCGGATCTCTTCCTGCTCGGGGCGATTCATTGTCCGCAGCGTCCGGAATGTTGTTTTGCGCAGGTACATGATCGGAAGAACAGGAACCTCACGGGTATCTTTCGCGCGGACCATCAGCTGGAAGGTAAGCCGGACTGTGAGTACGGCGACCAGAAGCGCCATGACTTCTGGTTAGCCAATCACTGGAGAATTCTGGAGATCACGACCTCCGACATGACCGTGATGAACATGTGCGGGCGGGAGGAGACCTTGAATGTGGAAGGGATCGACACGGTCAAGGGAGAGCCGGCCTCGGCGGTCGTTCCCGGTCGTCCGCCTTCGTCGACGTCGTTGCCGCCGCCGCACATCGTCGACCATACCCAGGGCATGTGGGGCAACACGAACAAGATCCACTACGATGACCAGTGCAATTCGATTCATGTCGTCCCGAATGAGACAGGGAAGGAGACTAAGGTGTACCGGTGGGACTCGGCGCAAGAGAGCTTTGTGAACGAACAGGATCCCGCCGATACCAAGACGCCCGGGCAAATGGAGCGATTCGCCGGCATCGTGTTGAAAGAATACGTAGGCGGTGAGTGGCAAGGGAGACACTGCGGCGATCTTCCGAGGTGGGCGCTGTGA
- a CDS encoding DUF1353 domain-containing protein, translated as MPDMVHVQFTHANSYLTELIAQFATIEEQITQGKTVTLNLNDGGRTLALLVSREKVIERPVPAAPSSTGHSPSLSDNKTLVATMTNTYSFDLGEADRNISAADVQGQVRRAIARSTPPAAAPLRSALPQPAVTYEEPDWILLEDCRYAALDGWSITAKRGFRSDLASIPRLFWVIIAFHDLSLIGPIMHDVIYRCGGLVVLPHGEVEPAGRRFERKDADDLFLELMTRSNISYWKRNVAYLAVRAFGQSSWREG; from the coding sequence ATGCCTGACATGGTCCATGTGCAATTCACTCATGCCAACAGCTATCTGACGGAACTCATCGCCCAGTTCGCAACAATCGAGGAGCAGATTACACAGGGCAAGACGGTCACGCTCAATCTGAACGACGGGGGCCGTACGCTGGCCTTGCTGGTGAGTCGTGAAAAGGTGATCGAACGCCCGGTTCCCGCTGCGCCATCCTCGACAGGTCATTCGCCTTCACTGTCGGACAACAAGACTCTGGTGGCGACAATGACGAACACCTATTCCTTCGATCTCGGTGAGGCCGATCGAAACATCTCGGCGGCCGACGTGCAGGGGCAGGTCAGGCGTGCGATCGCACGATCAACGCCGCCAGCTGCAGCACCGCTGCGATCGGCGTTGCCTCAACCGGCGGTCACCTACGAGGAGCCCGATTGGATTCTCTTGGAAGATTGTCGCTATGCCGCGTTGGATGGGTGGAGCATCACGGCCAAGCGTGGGTTCAGGAGTGATTTGGCCAGCATTCCTCGTCTCTTCTGGGTCATCATCGCGTTTCACGACCTGTCGTTGATCGGGCCGATCATGCACGATGTCATCTATCGATGCGGGGGCCTGGTGGTATTGCCCCACGGTGAGGTCGAGCCGGCCGGTAGAAGATTCGAGCGGAAAGATGCCGATGATCTCTTTCTGGAATTGATGACGAGATCGAACATTTCCTACTGGAAACGGAACGTGGCGTATCTGGCCGTGCGAGCGTTCGGTCAGTCGTCCTGGCGGGAGGGCTAA
- a CDS encoding sensor histidine kinase, with product MPLSSPPPHDNPQVQLLRRELSNELMARRQAETDIDRFFDLSLDMLCIANTEGYFIRLSPAFSRTLGWSLEELMSRPFLDFVHPDDRASTLLEVERQIGRGEPVLEFQNRYQHQNGSWRLLSWKSSPHTDGSLYAIARDVTDREQAAQALRRSHEELEHRVQERTAELQQRNRDLETLLYVSSHDLREPLRSISNFSQLVRERYGDRLDAKGIDYIDRVIRAAQRMDQLMEDLLTLSRAQRLEMPYEEVRGDDLVRAALTQLDETIRRTGAHVRVAAEFPSFRVNKTWVTQALYNLIANALKFHQPGAVPEIDLAPYWLMEDATPKVGLVVRDRGTGIHPDHAQRIFQLFQRAVGREVSGTGAGLAIVQQVAQRHGGRAWVQPREGGGSEFVLLFGSQSIIDPRPAT from the coding sequence ATGCCGCTCTCCTCCCCTCCCCCACATGACAATCCCCAGGTGCAATTGCTCCGTCGCGAGCTGAGCAACGAGTTGATGGCCCGTCGGCAAGCAGAGACGGACATCGATCGTTTCTTCGACCTGTCGTTGGACATGCTCTGCATTGCCAACACCGAGGGCTATTTCATCCGGCTGAGTCCCGCCTTCAGCCGCACCTTAGGCTGGAGCCTCGAGGAATTGATGAGCCGACCGTTCCTCGATTTCGTCCATCCCGATGATCGAGCGAGCACGCTGCTCGAAGTCGAGCGCCAGATCGGCAGGGGCGAACCGGTCCTGGAATTTCAGAACCGTTATCAGCACCAGAACGGCTCCTGGCGGTTGCTGTCGTGGAAATCCTCGCCGCATACGGATGGAAGTCTGTACGCCATCGCGCGCGACGTCACCGACCGTGAGCAGGCCGCGCAGGCATTGCGACGATCTCACGAGGAGTTGGAGCATCGCGTGCAGGAGCGCACGGCAGAACTCCAGCAGCGCAATCGCGATTTGGAAACCCTGTTGTATGTCAGCTCGCACGATTTGCGTGAACCTCTGCGATCGATCTCCAACTTCTCCCAATTGGTCCGCGAGCGGTATGGAGACCGCCTCGATGCGAAGGGGATCGATTACATCGATCGCGTCATTCGGGCTGCGCAGCGGATGGATCAGCTGATGGAGGATCTGCTTACGTTGTCCAGGGCGCAACGTTTAGAGATGCCTTATGAAGAAGTCCGCGGCGACGACTTGGTCCGGGCGGCCTTGACTCAACTGGATGAGACGATTCGGCGGACGGGCGCGCACGTCCGCGTGGCCGCCGAATTTCCCTCGTTTCGTGTCAACAAAACCTGGGTCACGCAAGCGCTGTACAATCTGATCGCCAACGCGCTCAAATTTCATCAGCCTGGAGCGGTCCCTGAAATCGACTTGGCTCCCTACTGGCTGATGGAGGACGCAACCCCCAAGGTAGGTCTGGTCGTCCGCGACCGTGGAACCGGGATTCACCCGGACCACGCCCAACGGATCTTCCAATTATTTCAACGGGCGGTGGGACGCGAGGTGAGCGGCACCGGCGCGGGGCTGGCCATCGTCCAGCAAGTTGCGCAACGGCACGGCGGACGAGCCTGGGTGCAACCGCGGGAAGGCGGCGGATCTGAATTTGTGCTGCTGTTCGGAAGCCAATCGATCATCGACCCCAGGCCTGCGACTTAG